Proteins from a genomic interval of Desulfovibrio piger:
- the gyrA gene encoding DNA gyrase subunit A, with protein sequence MSEQNSGIQQPQVSIEKELRKSYLEYSLSVIIGRAIPDARDGLKPVHRRIMYAQYELANSYNRPHKKSARIVGDVIGKYHPHGDSAVYDALVRLAQDFSMRDPLVDGQGNFGSIDGDAAAAMRYTEVRMSRLASEFLADIDKETVDFRPNYDNTLQEPSVLPTKVPNLLLNGSSGIAVGMATNIPPHNLGELCDALQMLLDDPQCTISDLMEVVKGPDFPTRGFVYAGKGLSDAYHTGRGTVKVRGRLEVEERKKGLQAIVIREIPFGLNKSSLVEKIAGLVNDHKIDGISDLRDESDRKGIRVVIDLKRGTIPDIVINSLYKYTPLETSFGINMLAVVDNRPVLLNLKTALSCFVDHRREVVIRRTRYDLQKAEARAHILEGLRIAIDHIDEVVALIRASASPDEARAGLMQRFELTEVQARAILDMRLQRLTGLQREELMAEYRELLEKIEFFKSVLENPEVLRSELKREIREIRETFATPRRTEVLTDALGGIDIEDLIPDEEVVITLSRRGYMKRTSLENYQQQKRGGKGIAALHTSDDDYVQEFLTTTNHQYLCLFTNKGRMHQLKVHQVPEGSRTAKGVHINNLLPLEEGEWVTTVLAVREFAEDKYFLFVTKRGMVKRSSASLYARCRKSGLMAVGLREDDELVVVRPIREDSHIVLATADGYSIRFACKDVRPMGRVATGVKGIALRRQDVVVAGVILKENDQTTEIMSISANGFGKRTRVDLYRLQSRGGKGIINFKVTSKTGPVVGAMPVRDNDGLIMLTSANKVVRIGVEDVRSKGRATMGVMLVRLDEGAHVVGFDRVDEGGQTGSRMDDLEDDDDAPESAAAPLESAPAEAGADDGNE encoded by the coding sequence GTGTCTGAACAGAACAGCGGCATACAGCAGCCGCAAGTCAGCATTGAGAAGGAACTCCGCAAGTCCTATCTGGAGTATTCCCTTTCGGTCATCATCGGGCGCGCCATCCCCGACGCGCGCGACGGCCTCAAGCCCGTGCACCGGCGCATCATGTACGCCCAGTACGAGCTGGCCAACAGTTACAACCGTCCGCACAAGAAATCGGCGCGCATCGTCGGTGACGTCATCGGTAAGTATCACCCCCACGGCGACAGCGCCGTGTACGATGCCCTGGTGCGTCTGGCCCAGGATTTCTCCATGCGCGATCCGCTGGTGGACGGGCAGGGCAATTTCGGTTCCATCGACGGCGACGCCGCGGCCGCCATGCGTTACACGGAAGTGCGCATGTCGCGTCTGGCCAGCGAGTTCCTGGCCGACATCGACAAGGAGACCGTGGACTTCCGGCCCAACTACGACAACACCCTGCAGGAGCCCTCGGTGCTGCCCACCAAGGTGCCCAACCTGCTGCTCAACGGTTCGTCGGGCATCGCCGTGGGCATGGCCACCAACATCCCGCCCCACAACCTGGGCGAGCTGTGCGACGCCCTGCAGATGCTGCTGGACGATCCCCAGTGCACCATCTCGGACCTCATGGAAGTGGTCAAGGGCCCGGACTTCCCCACGCGCGGCTTCGTCTACGCGGGCAAGGGCCTGTCCGATGCCTACCACACCGGTCGCGGCACCGTGAAAGTGCGCGGCCGTCTGGAAGTGGAAGAACGCAAGAAGGGCCTGCAGGCCATCGTCATCCGCGAGATCCCCTTCGGCCTCAACAAGTCCTCGCTGGTGGAGAAGATCGCCGGTCTGGTCAATGACCACAAGATCGACGGCATCTCCGACCTGCGCGACGAATCCGACCGCAAGGGCATCCGCGTGGTCATCGACCTGAAGCGCGGCACCATCCCGGACATCGTCATCAACAGCCTGTACAAGTACACGCCGCTGGAGACCAGTTTCGGCATCAACATGCTGGCCGTTGTGGACAACCGTCCCGTGCTGCTCAACCTCAAGACGGCCCTGTCCTGCTTTGTGGACCACCGTCGCGAGGTGGTCATCCGCCGCACCCGCTACGACCTGCAGAAGGCCGAGGCCCGCGCCCACATCCTGGAAGGTCTGCGCATCGCCATCGACCACATCGACGAAGTGGTGGCCCTGATCCGCGCCTCCGCCAGCCCGGACGAGGCCCGCGCCGGCCTCATGCAGCGTTTCGAGCTCACCGAGGTGCAGGCCCGCGCCATCCTGGACATGCGCCTGCAGCGCCTGACCGGCCTGCAGCGTGAAGAGCTCATGGCCGAATACCGCGAACTGCTGGAAAAGATCGAGTTCTTCAAGTCCGTGCTGGAGAACCCCGAAGTGCTGCGCTCCGAGCTCAAGCGCGAGATCCGCGAGATCCGCGAGACCTTCGCCACGCCGCGCCGTACCGAGGTGCTCACCGACGCCCTGGGCGGCATCGACATCGAGGACCTCATCCCCGACGAGGAAGTGGTCATCACCCTGTCGCGCCGCGGCTACATGAAGCGCACCAGCCTGGAGAACTACCAGCAGCAGAAGCGCGGCGGCAAGGGCATCGCGGCCCTGCATACCTCCGATGACGACTATGTGCAGGAGTTTTTGACCACCACCAACCACCAGTACCTGTGCCTGTTCACCAACAAGGGCCGCATGCACCAGCTCAAGGTGCATCAGGTGCCCGAGGGCAGCCGCACGGCCAAGGGCGTGCACATCAACAACCTGCTGCCCCTGGAAGAAGGGGAGTGGGTCACCACGGTGCTGGCCGTGCGCGAGTTCGCCGAGGACAAGTACTTCCTCTTCGTGACCAAGCGCGGCATGGTCAAGCGTTCCTCGGCCTCGCTCTACGCGCGCTGCCGCAAGAGCGGCCTCATGGCCGTGGGCCTGCGCGAGGACGACGAGCTGGTGGTGGTGCGGCCCATCCGTGAGGACAGCCACATCGTGCTGGCCACGGCCGACGGCTACTCCATCCGCTTCGCCTGCAAGGACGTGCGTCCCATGGGCCGCGTGGCCACGGGCGTCAAGGGCATCGCCCTGCGCCGTCAGGACGTGGTGGTGGCCGGCGTCATCCTCAAGGAGAACGACCAGACCACGGAGATCATGTCCATTTCCGCCAACGGCTTCGGCAAGCGCACCCGCGTGGACCTCTACCGCCTGCAGTCGCGCGGCGGCAAGGGCATCATCAACTTCAAGGTCACGTCCAAGACCGGTCCCGTGGTGGGCGCCATGCCCGTGCGTGACAACGACGGCCTCATCATGCTGACCTCGGCCAACAAGGTGGTGCGCATCGGCGTGGAAGACGTGCGCAGCAAGGGCCGGGCCACCATGGGCGTCATGCTGGTGCGCCTGGACGAAGGCGCGCATGTGGTGGGCTTCGACCGCGTGGACGAAGGCGGCCAGACCGGCAGCCGCATGGACGACCTGGAGGACGATGACGACGCGCCCGAAAGCGCGGCGGCACCTCTGGAGAGCGCTCCGGCGGAAGCGGGAGCCGATGACGGCAACGAATAG
- the purF gene encoding amidophosphoribosyltransferase: MIRHECGLLGIYGHEEAARLTYFGLYAQQHRGQESAGIVTIDEKGLLHEHKGMGLVPDVFAEANLQALPGTISLGHVRYSTTGRSAARNAQPFVAHYKGLDIAIAHNGNLVNTMELREELENDGAIFSTTNDTEVFMHLIVRALREHDLVDAIREACARVRGAYCLLVYAGGTMVAVRDPHGFHPLALGRLDGAPVLASETCAFDLLEADYERPIQPGEMLIMDGKGEHSEQLRGPLPERPRQCIFELVYFARPDSFVFGEQVYQCRKQMGWQLAHESTPDVDFIMPFPDSGVYSAVGFAQCAELPYEHAMIRNHYVGRTFIQPTQSMRNFGVRVKINPVRSMIEGKKICIVDDSIVRGTTMITRVKKLRELGAKEVHIRISCPPVKFPCFYGIDFASRGELIAAKYSLPEITKMLDVDSLHYLSIDGLLRSVMQSDSYCLACFDGNYPVPCRESGKLRLECGGCCGSR, encoded by the coding sequence ATGATTCGCCACGAGTGTGGTCTTTTGGGTATCTACGGTCATGAGGAAGCGGCGCGACTGACCTATTTCGGTCTGTACGCCCAGCAGCATCGCGGACAGGAAAGCGCGGGCATCGTCACCATCGACGAGAAAGGCCTGCTGCACGAGCACAAAGGCATGGGCCTGGTGCCCGATGTCTTCGCCGAAGCCAACCTGCAGGCCCTGCCGGGCACCATCTCTCTGGGCCATGTGCGTTACTCCACCACGGGCCGTTCCGCGGCGCGCAACGCCCAGCCCTTCGTGGCCCACTACAAGGGGCTGGACATCGCCATCGCCCACAACGGCAACCTGGTGAACACCATGGAGCTGCGCGAGGAGCTGGAGAACGACGGCGCCATCTTCAGCACCACCAACGATACCGAAGTTTTCATGCACCTCATCGTGCGCGCCCTGCGCGAGCATGACCTGGTGGACGCCATCCGCGAAGCCTGTGCCCGCGTGCGCGGCGCCTACTGCCTGCTGGTCTACGCCGGCGGCACCATGGTGGCCGTGCGCGACCCCCACGGTTTCCATCCCCTGGCCCTGGGCCGTCTGGACGGCGCGCCGGTGCTGGCCTCCGAGACCTGTGCCTTCGACCTGCTGGAAGCCGACTACGAGCGTCCCATCCAGCCCGGCGAGATGCTGATCATGGACGGCAAGGGCGAACACAGCGAACAGCTGCGCGGCCCCCTGCCGGAACGTCCCCGCCAGTGCATCTTTGAACTGGTCTACTTTGCCCGCCCCGACTCCTTCGTCTTCGGCGAGCAGGTCTACCAGTGCCGCAAGCAGATGGGCTGGCAGCTGGCCCACGAGTCCACCCCCGACGTGGACTTCATCATGCCCTTCCCCGATTCCGGCGTCTATTCGGCCGTGGGCTTCGCCCAGTGCGCCGAGCTGCCCTATGAGCACGCCATGATCCGTAACCACTACGTGGGTCGTACCTTCATCCAGCCCACGCAGAGCATGCGCAACTTCGGCGTGCGCGTGAAGATCAACCCCGTGCGCTCCATGATCGAAGGCAAGAAGATCTGCATCGTGGACGACTCCATCGTGCGCGGCACCACCATGATCACCCGCGTCAAGAAGCTGCGCGAGCTGGGCGCCAAGGAAGTGCATATCCGCATCAGCTGCCCGCCGGTGAAGTTCCCCTGCTTCTACGGCATCGACTTCGCCTCGCGCGGCGAGCTCATCGCGGCCAAGTACAGCCTGCCCGAGATCACCAAGATGCTGGACGTGGATTCCCTGCATTACCTGAGCATCGACGGCCTGCTGCGCTCCGTCATGCAGTCCGACAGCTACTGCCTGGCCTGCTTCGACGGCAATTATCCCGTGCCCTGCCGCGAGTCGGGCAAACTCCGTCTGGAATGCGGCGGCTGCTGCGGCAGCCGTTAG
- the hisS gene encoding histidine--tRNA ligase, producing MAVIANRIKGFADMYPPQSSLFTRMENTAREIFSRYGFVELRTPVLEYTDLFKRSIGEETDVVQKEMFTFPDRKGRMMTMRPEATAGVMRAYVEDARYSRESVSRLFTTGPMFRYERPQKGRMRQFHQINCECLGSHSPYADADLIIMLTRFLTALGLKDLTLKLNSLGCAHCRPLFKQALVDYLHRQDCCDQLCEDCTRRMETNPLRVLDCKQEKCRCVTDEAPRLLDYNCPECKEHFDTVLRLLDAAGVKYEIDHRLVRGLDYYCRTTFEVVSGSIGAQAAVAGGGRYDGLVKSVGGPDVPGVGFACGMERLALMLGDEEAPRPDFYAVAMDAQSRDLSFGLVQRLRGLGLKGEMNFSDAGFKGLMRQAGKSNARFCCIMGPDEAAAGAVVVKDMDSGEQQTLSLDAAADFLAANSDNGKK from the coding sequence ATGGCTGTTATCGCTAATCGTATCAAGGGCTTCGCGGACATGTATCCGCCGCAGAGCTCGCTGTTCACCCGCATGGAGAATACCGCGCGCGAGATCTTCAGCCGTTACGGCTTCGTGGAGCTGCGCACCCCCGTGCTGGAATACACCGACCTGTTCAAGCGCTCCATCGGCGAAGAGACCGACGTGGTGCAGAAAGAGATGTTCACCTTCCCGGACCGCAAGGGCCGCATGATGACCATGCGCCCCGAAGCCACGGCCGGCGTCATGCGCGCCTATGTGGAAGATGCCCGCTACAGCCGCGAGTCCGTGAGCCGTCTGTTCACCACCGGCCCCATGTTCCGTTACGAGCGTCCCCAGAAGGGCCGCATGCGCCAGTTCCACCAGATCAACTGCGAATGCCTGGGCTCCCATAGCCCCTACGCCGACGCGGACCTGATCATCATGCTCACGCGCTTCCTCACCGCGCTGGGCCTCAAGGATCTGACGCTCAAGCTCAACTCCCTGGGCTGCGCCCACTGCCGCCCGCTGTTCAAGCAGGCCCTGGTGGACTATCTGCACCGCCAGGACTGCTGTGACCAGCTGTGCGAGGACTGCACCCGCCGTATGGAGACCAACCCCCTGCGCGTGCTGGACTGCAAGCAGGAAAAATGCCGCTGCGTCACCGACGAAGCGCCCCGCCTGCTGGACTACAACTGCCCCGAGTGCAAGGAACACTTCGACACCGTGCTGCGTCTGCTGGACGCCGCCGGGGTCAAGTACGAGATCGACCACCGTCTGGTGCGCGGTCTGGACTACTATTGCCGCACCACCTTCGAGGTGGTAAGCGGAAGCATCGGTGCGCAGGCCGCCGTGGCCGGTGGCGGCCGTTATGACGGCCTGGTCAAGAGCGTGGGCGGCCCCGACGTGCCCGGCGTGGGCTTTGCCTGCGGCATGGAACGCCTGGCCCTCATGCTCGGGGACGAAGAAGCCCCCCGCCCGGATTTCTATGCCGTGGCCATGGACGCGCAGAGCCGTGACCTGAGCTTCGGCCTGGTGCAGCGCCTGCGCGGCCTGGGCCTCAAGGGCGAGATGAATTTCAGCGATGCCGGTTTCAAGGGCCTGATGCGTCAGGCGGGCAAGTCCAATGCCCGTTTCTGCTGCATCATGGGCCCCGATGAAGCGGCCGCCGGCGCCGTGGTCGTCAAAGACATGGACAGCGGTGAGCAGCAGACCCTGTCCCTGGATGCCGCGGCGGACTTCCTTGCTGCCAATTCTGACAATGGGAAAAAATAA
- the aspS gene encoding aspartate--tRNA ligase encodes MTEQTQSLDVQQEHQKFIEDLGDWTRSHTCGQLTLDNDGQTVCLMGWVQYRRDHGGLIFVDLRDREGLTQVVFSPDIAPAAHENAHILRSEYVLAIKGVVRPRPEGMTNPNLVTGAIEVVVHEWKLLNTSKTPPFAIEERCDAGENLRLAWRYLDLRRPRMQANLRLRHKVAQAIRRQLDDDGFLEVETPVLTKSTPEGARDFLVPSRLNPGQFYALPQSPQLFKQLLMVGGFDRYFQIVRCFRDEDLRADRQPEFTQVDIEMSFVDEEKVMTMAENLMARVFHDVMGMDIPRPFPRMKYEEAMRRYGVDKPDTRFGLELVDITDIVRGSGFKLFAQAKLVKAMKVPGGESMTRKEIDAYTEFVKIYGAMGLAWIKIKENEWQSPIAKFLSEEERAGIREALDLQVGDIVFFQAGEPAMVNAALGNLRVHLGNQLGLIPENTFNFLWVTEFPLFEYSEEEKRYVACHHPFTSPAPGHLEIMNSDPARALARAYDMVLNGNEVGGGSIRIHSAEVQRHMFQALGFTPEQAEAQFGFLIQALEHGAPPHGGLAFGLDRLVMLLSGASSIRDVIAFPKTQKATCLMTEAPSTVSARQLRELGLRLRETDKEAAKPAENAQA; translated from the coding sequence ATGACTGAACAGACGCAAAGCCTGGACGTGCAGCAGGAACACCAGAAGTTCATCGAAGACCTCGGCGACTGGACCCGCAGCCACACTTGCGGCCAGCTGACCCTGGACAACGATGGACAGACGGTCTGCCTCATGGGCTGGGTGCAATACCGCCGCGACCACGGCGGCCTCATCTTCGTGGACCTGCGTGACCGTGAAGGCCTGACCCAGGTCGTTTTCAGCCCCGATATCGCTCCCGCCGCGCACGAGAACGCGCACATCCTGCGTTCCGAGTACGTGCTGGCCATCAAGGGCGTGGTGCGTCCCCGTCCCGAGGGCATGACCAACCCCAATCTGGTCACCGGTGCCATCGAAGTGGTGGTGCATGAGTGGAAGCTGCTCAACACCTCCAAGACCCCGCCCTTCGCCATCGAAGAACGCTGCGACGCCGGTGAGAACCTGCGCCTGGCCTGGCGTTATCTGGACCTGCGCCGTCCGCGCATGCAGGCCAACCTGCGTCTGCGCCACAAGGTGGCCCAGGCCATCCGCCGCCAGCTGGACGACGACGGCTTCCTGGAAGTGGAGACCCCGGTGCTCACCAAGTCCACGCCCGAAGGCGCCCGCGACTTCCTGGTGCCCAGCCGTCTCAACCCCGGCCAGTTCTACGCCCTGCCGCAGTCGCCCCAGCTGTTCAAGCAGCTGCTCATGGTGGGCGGTTTCGACCGCTACTTCCAGATCGTGCGCTGCTTCCGTGACGAAGACCTGCGTGCCGACCGCCAGCCCGAATTCACCCAGGTGGATATCGAGATGAGCTTCGTGGACGAGGAAAAGGTCATGACCATGGCCGAAAACCTCATGGCCCGCGTGTTCCACGACGTCATGGGCATGGACATCCCCCGTCCCTTCCCGCGCATGAAGTATGAAGAAGCCATGCGCCGCTACGGTGTGGACAAGCCCGATACCCGCTTCGGTCTGGAGCTGGTGGACATCACCGACATCGTGCGCGGTTCCGGCTTCAAGCTCTTTGCCCAGGCCAAGCTGGTCAAGGCCATGAAGGTGCCCGGCGGCGAATCCATGACCCGCAAGGAGATCGACGCCTACACCGAGTTCGTCAAGATCTACGGCGCCATGGGCCTGGCCTGGATCAAGATCAAGGAAAACGAGTGGCAGTCGCCCATCGCCAAGTTCCTGTCCGAAGAAGAACGCGCCGGCATCCGTGAGGCCCTGGACCTCCAGGTGGGCGACATCGTCTTCTTCCAGGCCGGCGAGCCCGCCATGGTCAACGCCGCCCTGGGCAACCTGCGCGTGCACCTGGGCAACCAGCTGGGCCTGATCCCCGAGAACACCTTCAACTTCCTGTGGGTGACGGAATTCCCGCTGTTCGAATACAGCGAGGAAGAAAAGCGCTACGTGGCCTGCCACCATCCCTTCACCTCGCCCGCGCCCGGGCATCTGGAGATCATGAACAGCGACCCGGCCCGCGCCCTGGCCCGTGCCTACGACATGGTGCTCAACGGCAACGAAGTGGGCGGCGGTTCCATCCGCATCCACTCCGCCGAAGTGCAGCGCCACATGTTCCAGGCCCTGGGCTTCACGCCCGAGCAGGCCGAGGCCCAGTTCGGCTTCCTCATCCAGGCCCTGGAGCACGGTGCGCCGCCGCACGGTGGTCTGGCCTTTGGTCTGGACCGTCTGGTCATGCTGCTTTCCGGTGCGTCCAGCATCCGCGACGTCATCGCCTTCCCCAAGACCCAGAAGGCCACCTGCCTGATGACCGAGGCACCCTCCACGGTGTCCGCGCGTCAGCTGCGTGAACTGGGTCTGCGCCTGCGCGAGACCGACAAGGAAGCCGCCAAACCCGCCGAGAACGCCCAGGCCTAG
- the def gene encoding peptide deformylase encodes MILDIVTYPAASLKEKCVPVTEITDEIRQLAADMLETMYEAPGVGLAAPQVGRNIRMLVMDPAAQDEEKQPRVVINPELTLSEDTVLSRQEGCLSVPLNYRADVQRAERVHLRYMDLDGKIVEENLEGFPAIVIQHEADHLDGTLFIDRIGRLRRSLYDTRVKKWLKRKG; translated from the coding sequence ATGATTCTGGATATTGTGACCTATCCTGCTGCCAGCCTGAAGGAAAAATGCGTGCCCGTGACGGAGATCACCGACGAGATCCGCCAGCTGGCCGCCGACATGCTGGAGACCATGTACGAGGCCCCCGGCGTGGGGCTGGCCGCCCCGCAGGTGGGCCGTAATATCCGCATGCTGGTCATGGACCCCGCCGCGCAGGACGAGGAGAAGCAGCCCCGGGTCGTCATCAACCCCGAACTGACCCTGAGCGAGGACACCGTGCTCAGCCGTCAGGAAGGCTGCCTCTCCGTGCCCCTCAACTACCGGGCCGACGTGCAGCGCGCCGAGCGCGTGCACCTGCGTTACATGGATCTGGACGGCAAGATCGTGGAAGAGAATCTGGAAGGATTCCCGGCCATCGTCATCCAGCATGAGGCCGACCATCTGGACGGCACCCTCTTCATCGACCGCATCGGCCGTCTGCGCCGTTCCCTGTACGACACCCGGGTGAAGAAATGGCTCAAACGCAAAGGATAG
- the fmt gene encoding methionyl-tRNA formyltransferase: protein MAQTQRIVFMGTPDLAAAVLRRLVRWPGGDVVAVYTQPDRPAGRGHKLTPSPVKKLALELGLPVHQPLNFRQEGAVDELASLKPDLLVVAAYGLILPQAVLDIPTVDTLNVHTSLLPRYRGAAPIQRAVMENWQPGDVTGVSIMRIVPALDAGPVYAQCEVPIGEHTAGSLHDALAEAGGELLLTVLDQLRDGSAQPREQDESRVTYAAKLAKEDGYIDWARPAAEVHARIRGVTPWPGARLQARFDGQDELLPLLLQPGRVDEPCDGVQPGSLRTDKKGLCVACADRWYRLLVVRPQGRKDMEAAAFVNGHLRPAQHGVCGMAVPFGE, encoded by the coding sequence ATGGCTCAAACGCAAAGGATAGTCTTCATGGGGACTCCGGACCTGGCCGCCGCCGTGCTGCGGCGGCTGGTCCGGTGGCCCGGCGGCGACGTGGTGGCCGTCTACACCCAGCCTGACCGGCCGGCTGGCCGGGGCCACAAGCTGACGCCCTCGCCGGTGAAAAAGCTGGCCCTGGAGCTGGGCCTGCCCGTGCACCAGCCCCTGAACTTCCGTCAGGAAGGCGCGGTGGACGAGCTGGCCTCCCTCAAGCCCGACCTGCTGGTGGTGGCCGCCTACGGCCTCATCCTGCCGCAGGCCGTGCTGGACATCCCCACGGTGGACACCCTCAACGTGCACACCTCCCTGCTGCCGCGTTACCGCGGCGCCGCGCCCATCCAGCGCGCCGTCATGGAAAACTGGCAGCCCGGTGACGTGACGGGCGTGTCCATCATGCGCATCGTGCCCGCCCTCGACGCCGGGCCGGTCTACGCCCAGTGCGAGGTGCCCATCGGCGAGCATACGGCGGGCAGCCTGCATGACGCCCTGGCCGAAGCCGGGGGCGAGCTGCTGCTCACGGTGCTGGACCAGCTCCGCGACGGCAGCGCCCAGCCTCGGGAACAGGACGAGAGCCGCGTCACCTACGCCGCCAAGCTGGCCAAGGAAGACGGCTATATCGACTGGGCCCGTCCGGCCGCCGAGGTCCACGCCCGCATCCGCGGCGTGACGCCCTGGCCCGGTGCGCGTCTCCAGGCCCGTTTCGACGGGCAGGACGAGCTGCTGCCCCTGCTGCTCCAGCCCGGTCGCGTGGACGAGCCCTGCGACGGTGTGCAGCCCGGCAGCCTGCGTACGGACAAGAAAGGCCTGTGCGTGGCCTGTGCCGATCGCTGGTACCGCCTGCTGGTGGTGCGCCCCCAGGGCCGCAAGGACATGGAGGCCGCGGCCTTCGTCAACGGCCATCTGCGCCCGGCCCAGCATGGCGTGTGCGGCATGGCCGTGCCTTTTGGCGAGTAG
- a CDS encoding heavy metal translocating P-type ATPase → MLADVKEWLREEPRQALALGISAVALLLSFLEVVPGPVDPAWLAVLLCGVPIIKEGAEGLFTRFDIKADVLVSLALLASVIIGEIFAAGEVAFIMQLGALLEERTVAKARAGIERLVHLTPRTARRLDGTAESIIPAEEVRVDDLLRVLPGETIPVDGIIVSGQTAIDQSVMTGESLPVDKGPGDTVSSGTVNQFGAFDMRAVKVGEDSSLQRMIRLVQSADAGKARIVSLADRWATWIVVTALTAAAGTWIVTGEVLRAVTILVVFCPCALVLATPTAIMAAIGNATRHGVLVKEGDALERLARVRVVAFDKTGTLTRGTPGVAHVHSALPELAPQQLHLLTAAAERRSEHPLGKAIVRDAGTRDIPEAEDFRMLPGRGVSARVDGHALLAGNAALLQDNGIALSPTDKEEAQRALDAGQSLVYVALDGHFAGFIALADSLRNTAAATLQGLRDAGVSTMLLTGDNEAAARSVSAGLALDGVRANCLPADKLEWIADSQRQERPVCMIGDGINDAPALKKAFVGVAMGGIGSDIAVDAADMALVHDDIKELPHIFALSRRMMRTITLNLSFSMILNFAAIFLAMGGLLSPVLGALVHNAGSVLVIINSALLLNWRHKEAGR, encoded by the coding sequence ATGCTGGCAGACGTCAAGGAATGGCTCAGGGAAGAACCCCGGCAGGCACTGGCCCTGGGTATCTCGGCAGTGGCCCTGCTGCTGAGTTTTCTGGAAGTTGTCCCCGGTCCTGTGGATCCGGCCTGGCTGGCCGTGCTGCTGTGCGGCGTGCCCATCATCAAGGAAGGCGCCGAAGGCCTGTTCACGCGCTTCGACATCAAGGCCGACGTGCTGGTCTCGCTGGCCCTGCTGGCGTCCGTCATTATCGGCGAGATCTTCGCCGCCGGTGAGGTGGCCTTCATCATGCAGCTGGGCGCCCTGCTGGAGGAACGCACCGTGGCCAAGGCCCGGGCGGGCATCGAGCGGCTGGTGCATCTGACCCCGCGCACGGCCCGGCGCCTGGACGGCACGGCCGAGAGCATCATCCCCGCCGAAGAGGTACGCGTGGACGACCTGCTGCGCGTGCTGCCCGGCGAGACCATACCGGTGGACGGCATCATCGTCAGCGGCCAGACGGCCATCGACCAGTCGGTCATGACCGGCGAGTCCCTGCCCGTGGACAAGGGCCCCGGCGATACGGTGTCCAGCGGCACGGTGAACCAGTTCGGGGCCTTCGACATGCGCGCCGTCAAGGTGGGCGAGGACAGCTCCCTGCAGCGCATGATCCGCCTGGTGCAGTCCGCCGACGCGGGCAAGGCCCGTATCGTGAGCCTGGCCGACCGCTGGGCCACCTGGATCGTGGTCACGGCCCTGACCGCCGCTGCGGGCACCTGGATCGTGACCGGCGAAGTGCTGCGCGCCGTGACCATCCTGGTGGTCTTCTGTCCCTGCGCCCTGGTGCTGGCCACGCCCACGGCCATCATGGCCGCCATCGGCAATGCCACCCGCCACGGCGTCCTGGTCAAGGAAGGGGACGCGCTGGAGCGTCTGGCCCGCGTCAGGGTCGTGGCCTTCGACAAGACCGGCACCCTCACCCGGGGCACTCCCGGCGTGGCCCATGTGCACAGCGCCCTGCCCGAACTCGCGCCGCAGCAGCTGCACCTTCTGACCGCCGCCGCGGAGCGGCGCTCCGAACACCCGCTGGGCAAGGCCATCGTGCGGGACGCGGGCACGCGGGACATCCCCGAAGCCGAGGATTTCCGCATGCTGCCCGGGCGCGGTGTCTCCGCTCGTGTGGACGGCCATGCGCTGCTGGCGGGCAACGCTGCCCTGTTGCAGGATAACGGCATCGCCCTGTCCCCCACGGACAAGGAAGAAGCGCAGCGCGCCCTGGATGCGGGCCAGAGTCTTGTCTATGTGGCCTTGGACGGCCATTTTGCCGGTTTCATCGCCCTGGCCGACAGCCTGCGCAACACGGCTGCCGCCACCCTGCAGGGTCTGCGGGACGCGGGCGTGTCCACCATGCTGCTGACCGGCGACAACGAGGCCGCCGCCCGCAGCGTCAGCGCGGGCCTGGCCCTGGACGGTGTGCGCGCCAACTGCCTGCCCGCCGACAAGCTGGAATGGATCGCGGACAGCCAGCGTCAGGAGCGGCCCGTCTGCATGATCGGTGACGGCATCAATGACGCCCCCGCCCTGAAAAAGGCCTTCGTGGGCGTGGCCATGGGCGGCATCGGCAGCGACATCGCCGTGGACGCCGCCGACATGGCCCTGGTGCATGACGACATCAAGGAACTGCCGCACATCTTCGCCCTGTCCCGGCGCATGATGCGCACCATCACCCTCAATCTGTCCTTCTCCATGATCCTCAATTTCGCGGCCATCTTCCTGGCCATGGGCGGCCTGCTCTCGCCGGTGCTGGGCGCTCTCGTCCACAACGCCGGTTCGGTGCTGGTCATCATCAATTCGGCCCTGCTCCTGAACTGGCGCCACAAGGAGGCCGGAAGGTAG
- a CDS encoding metal-sensing transcriptional repressor, whose protein sequence is MRQCMDAENLHRRMKKLMGQLQAIDQMIDKDVPCEDILIQINAVKGALHRVGQIVLEGHLQHCVRDGIEHGDADATIAAFAKAVEHFSRRS, encoded by the coding sequence ATGAGACAATGCATGGATGCGGAGAACCTGCACCGCCGGATGAAGAAGCTCATGGGCCAGTTGCAGGCCATCGACCAGATGATCGACAAGGACGTGCCCTGCGAGGACATCCTCATCCAGATCAACGCGGTCAAGGGCGCCCTGCACCGGGTGGGCCAGATCGTGCTGGAAGGCCATTTGCAGCACTGCGTGCGCGACGGCATCGAACACGGGGATGCCGACGCCACCATCGCGGCCTTTGCCAAGGCCGTGGAACATTTTTCCCGTCGCAGCTAG